A single Pan troglodytes isolate AG18354 chromosome 19, NHGRI_mPanTro3-v2.0_pri, whole genome shotgun sequence DNA region contains:
- the LOC129137623 gene encoding signal recognition particle subunit SRP68-like yields the protein MQELITQVWSEKCSLQAAAILDANDAHQTETSSSQVKDNKPLVERFETFCLDPSLVTKQANLVHFPPGFQPIPCKPLFFDLALNHVAFPPLEDKLEQKTKSGLTGYIKGIFGFRS from the exons ATGCAAGAGCTCATCACTCAAGTGTGGTCAGAGAAGTGCTCCCTGCAGGCCGCAGCCATCCTCG ATGCAAATGATGCTCACCAAACAGAGACCTCCTCCTCCCAAGTCAAGGACAATAAG CCTCTGGTTGAACGGTTTGAGACATTCTGCCTGGACCCTTCCCTTGTCACCAAGCAAGCCAACCTTGTGCACTTCCCACCAGGCTTCCAGCCCATCCCCTGCAAGCCTTTGTTCTTTGACCTGGCCCTCAACCATGTGGCTTTCCCACCCCTTGAGGACAAGTTGGAACAGAAGACCAAGAGTGGCCTCACTGGATACATCAAGGGCATCTTTGGATTCAGGAGCTAA